The Streptomyces sp. RKAG293 genome includes a region encoding these proteins:
- a CDS encoding TIGR04222 domain-containing membrane protein, translating to MREAQARIARRLAELEAALPVAPDADLALNPAELGYLADGSVGAMRASLAWLCQSGAIAEYPDLSAATALPAGSWPLAQAIHVAASDTLSLRRLNPSYRVYYQPDTDTPRIDTSATELAANLQRQNLLHKGHGHPQERWSRWPAIVAWGAAPVAGTELLLDGFWSAALIVAAAVIMLYSTYGLVRAPLDPDGTTQVGMSLLRQARERHSALRPEHRPHYRSFTPDLLATAVALFGYEVLKSQHPNLYELVTTEPFIGLEDYGPYDSGT from the coding sequence GTGCGAGAGGCTCAGGCGAGGATCGCTCGGCGGCTTGCCGAACTTGAGGCCGCGCTACCCGTGGCGCCCGATGCCGATCTGGCGTTGAACCCGGCTGAACTGGGGTATCTGGCCGACGGCTCGGTTGGGGCCATGCGGGCCAGCCTCGCGTGGCTGTGCCAGAGTGGCGCGATCGCCGAGTACCCCGACCTCAGCGCAGCGACCGCGCTACCTGCGGGAAGCTGGCCGTTGGCTCAGGCGATCCATGTGGCGGCCTCGGACACGCTCTCGCTGCGACGGTTGAACCCGTCCTACCGGGTCTACTACCAGCCGGATACCGACACTCCCCGGATCGACACATCAGCGACAGAACTGGCCGCGAACCTACAGCGCCAGAATCTGCTCCATAAGGGGCACGGACATCCCCAGGAGCGTTGGTCACGATGGCCCGCCATCGTGGCGTGGGGCGCGGCTCCGGTCGCCGGTACGGAACTGCTTCTCGACGGCTTCTGGTCGGCCGCGCTGATCGTCGCAGCCGCGGTGATCATGCTGTACAGCACGTACGGCCTGGTGAGGGCACCTCTGGATCCGGACGGCACGACTCAGGTGGGAATGAGCCTCCTCCGGCAGGCGCGAGAACGCCACTCGGCGCTGCGTCCGGAGCACAGACCCCACTACCGGAGCTTCACTCCGGACCTGCTGGCCACCGCCGTGGCCCTCTTCGGGTACGAGGTGCTCAAGAGCCAACACCCGAACCTGTACGAACTGGTCACCACGGAACCCTTCATCGGACTTGAGGACTACGGACCCTACGACTCGGGGACCTAA
- a CDS encoding LLM class flavin-dependent oxidoreductase, translating to MTRLRSALWLPIFDELAEPAVVARLAAEAEEAGWHGVFVWDHLRWRAPIRRVADPWITLAAIATATERLRLGPMVTPLARRRPSKVARETATLDRLSGGRLTLGVGLGSDRFADELRATGEELDDRRRGQMVDESLEILTAAWSGRPVHHHSRHYTVDGISFLPRPVQRPGVPVWVAGLPGNVKPLRRAARHDGFFPVNLEHPDQLADIVAGLTELRGYRATPYDIAVALPPGTDPTPYAKAGATWWLTEFPPETVSLDQVRGVLRDGPVEP from the coding sequence ATGACCCGGTTGCGTTCGGCGCTCTGGCTGCCGATATTCGACGAACTCGCCGAACCGGCGGTGGTCGCACGTCTCGCCGCCGAGGCGGAGGAGGCCGGCTGGCACGGCGTGTTCGTATGGGACCACCTGCGCTGGCGGGCGCCGATCCGGCGGGTGGCCGACCCGTGGATCACACTGGCCGCGATCGCCACCGCCACCGAACGCCTTCGGCTCGGCCCCATGGTCACACCACTCGCCCGCCGCAGACCGTCCAAGGTCGCCAGGGAGACCGCGACGCTGGACCGGCTCAGCGGTGGCCGCCTCACCCTCGGCGTCGGTCTCGGCAGCGACCGCTTCGCCGACGAGCTGCGCGCGACCGGCGAGGAACTCGACGACCGGCGGCGGGGGCAGATGGTCGACGAGTCCCTGGAGATCCTCACCGCCGCATGGTCGGGCAGGCCGGTGCACCACCACAGCCGGCACTACACCGTCGACGGCATCTCCTTCCTCCCCCGACCGGTGCAGCGGCCCGGCGTCCCGGTGTGGGTCGCGGGACTTCCCGGCAACGTCAAACCGCTGCGCCGCGCAGCCCGGCACGACGGCTTCTTCCCGGTAAATCTGGAACACCCGGACCAGCTCGCCGACATCGTCGCCGGCCTCACCGAGCTCCGTGGGTACAGGGCGACCCCGTACGACATCGCCGTCGCCCTCCCACCCGGCACCGATCCGACGCCCTACGCCAAGGCGGGCGCCACCTGGTGGCTGACGGAGTTCCCGCCGGAGACGGTGTCGCTGGACCAGGTGCGAGGCGTACTGCGCGACGGGCCGGTGGAGCCCTGA
- a CDS encoding lamin tail domain-containing protein produces MSRFRSVAAVSAAVAGCATLLTAGPAQAVGSVHLYKVYYDSPGSDLGGNASLDAEWVQLKNSTATSVSLKGWTLTDASNHRYTFPAVTLKAGAIVAVHTGKGTNNSAHLYQGRAAYVWNNDKDTATLRRSTGSVQSACSYNSTKVDYKVC; encoded by the coding sequence ATGTCTCGATTTCGCTCTGTTGCCGCTGTGTCGGCGGCAGTTGCCGGGTGTGCCACGCTCCTGACGGCCGGTCCGGCCCAAGCGGTCGGCTCCGTGCACTTGTACAAGGTCTACTACGACTCGCCAGGCTCGGACCTCGGCGGCAACGCCAGCCTCGACGCCGAGTGGGTCCAGCTGAAGAACTCCACCGCAACATCGGTCAGCCTCAAGGGATGGACGCTGACGGACGCCTCCAACCACCGCTACACCTTCCCCGCCGTCACCCTCAAGGCCGGTGCCATCGTGGCCGTCCACACCGGCAAGGGCACCAACAACAGCGCACACCTCTACCAGGGCCGCGCCGCCTACGTCTGGAACAACGACAAGGACACCGCCACCCTGCGCCGCTCCACCGGCAGCGTGCAGAGCGCGTGCTCCTACAACTCGACGAAGGTCGACTACAAAGTCTGCTGA
- a CDS encoding LysR family transcriptional regulator: MADVELRHLTTLAAVDDEGSFGRAAARLGYTQSTVSQQIAALEKAVGGAVFDRPGGPKPVRITPLGALVLAHGRDLLAKAQVMAAAVDRFKAGDGRVDIGTFQSVSNVILPLVVRRLRDEHPGCDIRLFEEETDRPHVGELDLMFFDGRIDGDVEHLKLLDDPYLLVARRGTFPDGPVDPARLDAAPMVAHPPICDQARLEQTLARHGVRPRIVFRTAGNETVLSMVRAGMGVAVLPHLALHGADVGTDELLCVHELGPALPPREIFLLWQAGRTHSPLAARAIEIAVDVAGKIAEHPPGAWGARGGGGGGQVLARPTTPDRPFAGS, encoded by the coding sequence ATGGCTGACGTCGAACTGCGGCATCTCACCACACTGGCCGCCGTCGACGACGAGGGCTCGTTCGGGCGGGCCGCCGCGCGGCTCGGGTACACCCAGTCGACGGTGAGTCAACAGATCGCGGCTCTGGAGAAAGCTGTCGGCGGCGCCGTGTTCGACCGGCCGGGCGGGCCGAAACCGGTGCGGATCACCCCGCTCGGCGCCCTGGTGCTGGCGCACGGACGCGATCTGCTGGCGAAGGCCCAGGTGATGGCAGCGGCCGTGGACCGGTTCAAGGCCGGTGATGGCCGGGTCGACATCGGCACGTTCCAGAGCGTGTCCAACGTGATCCTGCCGCTGGTCGTCCGCAGACTCCGGGACGAGCACCCCGGCTGCGACATCCGGCTGTTCGAGGAGGAGACCGACCGGCCACACGTCGGTGAACTCGACCTGATGTTCTTCGACGGCCGCATCGACGGCGACGTCGAACACCTTAAACTGCTCGACGATCCCTATCTACTGGTGGCCCGCCGCGGCACCTTCCCCGACGGACCGGTGGATCCGGCCCGACTCGACGCCGCACCGATGGTGGCGCACCCACCGATCTGCGACCAGGCCCGGCTGGAGCAGACGCTCGCCCGCCACGGGGTGCGCCCGCGGATCGTGTTCCGCACCGCGGGCAACGAAACGGTGCTGTCGATGGTGCGCGCCGGCATGGGTGTGGCGGTACTGCCACACCTCGCCCTCCACGGTGCCGATGTCGGAACTGATGAGTTGCTGTGCGTCCACGAACTCGGTCCGGCGCTCCCGCCACGTGAGATCTTCCTGCTGTGGCAGGCGGGTCGCACCCACTCCCCACTCGCGGCACGGGCGATCGAGATCGCCGTGGACGTCGCAGGCAAGATCGCCGAGCACCCACCGGGGGCATGGGGGGCACGGGGCGGAGGAGGCGGCGGCCAGGTTCTTGCCCGCCCGACCACCCCTGACCGCCCCTTCGCCGGGTCGTGA
- a CDS encoding TetR/AcrR family transcriptional regulator, with protein MFTEHVQSRAAQRKATRRRVLSSAERLFRERGFGASTIRQIATDAQVSTGTVMSAGDKDALLVAIFDIWIAAVRHSREGRDEQGDMTPLLPAAAAQEVLNLVEPFIAYFALDLGLSREYAAVIVRGTHPSEVFQALARALLTELETLLARTPLTATEAGAGARTLYFAYLGILMTVGNGALDQQAAIAQFQEVIHFVVHHEGTQP; from the coding sequence ATGTTCACTGAACATGTTCAGTCGAGAGCGGCGCAACGGAAGGCGACGCGACGCAGAGTGTTGTCATCGGCCGAACGACTCTTCCGCGAGCGGGGATTCGGCGCCAGCACCATCCGCCAGATCGCCACCGATGCCCAAGTGAGTACCGGCACCGTCATGTCAGCGGGCGACAAGGACGCCCTGCTCGTCGCCATCTTCGACATCTGGATCGCCGCTGTGCGCCACAGCCGGGAGGGTCGGGACGAGCAGGGCGACATGACACCGCTGCTCCCCGCCGCGGCGGCCCAGGAGGTCCTGAACCTCGTCGAACCCTTCATCGCCTACTTCGCCCTCGACCTCGGGCTGTCCCGGGAATACGCCGCGGTCATCGTGCGCGGCACCCATCCATCAGAGGTCTTCCAGGCCCTCGCTCGGGCTTTGCTCACCGAGCTCGAGACCCTCCTGGCCCGCACGCCGCTCACCGCCACCGAGGCGGGCGCCGGCGCGCGCACCCTCTACTTCGCCTACCTGGGCATCCTCATGACCGTCGGCAACGGCGCCCTCGACCAGCAGGCCGCGATCGCCCAGTTCCAGGAAGTCATCCATTTCGTCGTCCACCACGAAGGGACTCAACCATGA
- the eno gene encoding phosphopyruvate hydratase, whose protein sequence is MSAKAAGTVDAAIETVTARRIIDSRGNPTVEVDVVLADGSLGRAAVPSGASTGAREAVELRDGDPARWHGKGVDRAVAHVNGEIAASVRGRDAADQAGLDAALVALDGTATKSRLGANAILGVSLAAAKAAAAAHRQPLYRYLGGPDAHLLPLPMMNIVNGGAHADNPLDFQEFMIVPVGADTFAEAVRMGSEVFHTLRRDLLAAGHSTGVGDEGGFAPALRTAEEALDFVMAAIERTGYRPGTDIGLVMDPASSEFFRDGVYDYRGEGVRRTPSENADYLAKLIDTYPVVSIEDPMAENDLDGWRELTARVGDRCQLTGDDVFCTNETLLREGIRTGVGNSVLVKVNQIGTLTEALTAVATAHQAGWTAVMSHRSGETEDTTIADLAVATGCGQIKTGSLSRSDRTAKYNQLIRIEEELGDAARFAGRSALRRV, encoded by the coding sequence ATGTCCGCAAAGGCAGCCGGAACCGTCGACGCCGCCATCGAGACCGTCACCGCCCGCCGGATCATCGACAGCCGGGGCAACCCCACGGTCGAGGTCGACGTCGTCCTGGCGGACGGGTCCCTGGGGCGCGCGGCTGTCCCCTCCGGCGCCTCCACCGGTGCCCGGGAGGCCGTGGAACTGCGCGACGGAGACCCCGCGCGCTGGCACGGCAAGGGCGTCGACCGCGCGGTGGCCCACGTCAACGGGGAGATCGCGGCGTCCGTGCGCGGCCGGGACGCGGCGGACCAGGCGGGTCTCGACGCCGCGCTGGTCGCCCTCGACGGCACCGCCACGAAGTCCCGGCTCGGCGCCAACGCGATCCTCGGCGTCTCCCTCGCCGCCGCCAAGGCCGCCGCGGCGGCCCACCGCCAGCCCCTCTACCGCTACCTCGGCGGCCCGGACGCTCACCTGCTGCCGCTGCCGATGATGAACATCGTCAACGGCGGCGCCCACGCCGACAATCCGCTGGACTTCCAGGAGTTCATGATCGTGCCCGTGGGCGCGGACACCTTCGCCGAAGCCGTTCGCATGGGCAGCGAGGTCTTCCACACCCTGCGCCGCGATTTGCTGGCCGCCGGACACTCCACGGGCGTCGGCGACGAGGGTGGCTTCGCGCCCGCGCTGCGTACCGCTGAGGAGGCGCTCGACTTCGTGATGGCCGCCATCGAGCGCACCGGCTACCGCCCCGGCACGGACATCGGCCTGGTCATGGACCCGGCGTCGTCGGAGTTCTTCCGCGACGGGGTGTACGACTACAGGGGTGAGGGGGTGCGCCGCACCCCCTCCGAGAACGCCGACTACCTGGCCAAACTCATCGACACCTACCCGGTCGTCTCCATCGAGGACCCGATGGCGGAGAACGACCTGGACGGCTGGCGCGAGCTGACCGCCCGCGTCGGCGACCGCTGCCAGCTCACCGGCGACGACGTGTTCTGCACCAATGAGACGCTGCTGCGCGAGGGCATCCGCACCGGCGTCGGCAACTCGGTCCTGGTCAAGGTCAATCAGATCGGGACCCTGACCGAAGCGCTGACCGCGGTGGCCACGGCACACCAGGCGGGCTGGACGGCTGTCATGTCGCACCGCTCGGGCGAGACCGAGGACACCACCATCGCGGATCTGGCGGTGGCGACCGGCTGCGGTCAGATCAAGACCGGCTCGCTCTCCCGCTCCGACCGCACGGCGAAGTACAACCAACTCATCAGGATCGAAGAGGAGTTGGGCGACGCGGCGCGCTTCGCGGGCCGCTCCGCACTGCGCCGGGTGTGA
- a CDS encoding threonine/serine exporter ThrE family protein, translating to MDRPDDRHPETTAFLAGLTRLLLTTSGEGAEQIEWSVTAAARGLEAEAGLLVVPDAATVTIASHGQVTTVAVRGFPEVFRLDRVIALKPLIAQVAEGRMGAAEAGRRLAAITSAPPPYPWWLKLTGIVLFAIGFAPLMQPTWYEVWTTAVLGTVTASLAVAAGRLPRLAMVLPLVAAATVSLITLEAFARTPAHGGPVLLMLPALFYFVPGDYLSAATAELAAGFLTTGAIRLVYAVFLLVQLYLGVILGLVITGRSRHALFDVAAHGDLPRWALFLAWIVFTVGTVLAFAIPVRLLGILLVLVYATVGVQTAGTKLIGEVGGTFTAAVLLGLVTTWLAARPAQPPRIVLLLPGFFTLTVGSLGMRGLTALAGGYPIQGFHDLTKMITLVTAIAAGLLLGAVLARRPEPAP from the coding sequence ATGGACCGACCGGACGACCGCCACCCGGAGACGACGGCGTTCCTGGCAGGCCTGACCCGGCTGCTGCTGACGACCAGCGGAGAGGGCGCGGAGCAGATCGAGTGGTCCGTGACGGCTGCGGCACGCGGGCTGGAAGCCGAGGCCGGCCTGCTGGTCGTTCCCGACGCCGCCACCGTCACGATCGCCTCGCACGGGCAGGTGACCACCGTCGCGGTCCGCGGCTTTCCCGAGGTCTTCCGGCTGGACCGGGTCATCGCGCTCAAGCCGCTGATCGCGCAGGTTGCCGAAGGGCGAATGGGCGCCGCGGAGGCCGGCCGCCGGCTGGCAGCGATCACGTCGGCCCCGCCGCCGTACCCATGGTGGCTCAAGCTGACCGGCATCGTCCTGTTCGCCATCGGATTCGCACCCCTGATGCAGCCCACCTGGTACGAGGTGTGGACCACCGCCGTCCTCGGCACCGTGACCGCGTCCCTGGCCGTTGCCGCCGGGCGGCTGCCGAGACTCGCCATGGTGCTGCCGCTGGTGGCCGCGGCCACCGTCTCCCTCATCACGCTGGAGGCGTTCGCCCGCACGCCCGCACACGGTGGCCCGGTGCTGCTGATGCTGCCCGCTCTCTTCTACTTCGTTCCCGGCGACTATCTCAGCGCGGCCACCGCGGAGTTGGCCGCCGGATTCCTCACCACGGGCGCGATCCGCCTGGTCTACGCGGTCTTCCTGCTCGTCCAGCTCTACCTCGGAGTCATCCTCGGACTGGTGATCACCGGCAGATCACGGCATGCGCTGTTCGACGTGGCGGCCCACGGCGACCTGCCGCGCTGGGCCTTGTTCCTGGCCTGGATCGTCTTCACCGTCGGCACCGTTCTGGCCTTCGCCATCCCCGTCAGGCTGCTGGGCATCCTCCTGGTGCTGGTGTACGCCACCGTGGGTGTGCAGACCGCGGGCACCAAGCTGATCGGTGAGGTCGGCGGCACGTTCACCGCCGCCGTACTGCTCGGCCTGGTCACCACCTGGCTGGCCGCCAGACCCGCTCAACCCCCACGCATCGTGCTGCTGCTGCCGGGATTCTTCACCCTCACCGTCGGCTCCCTGGGCATGCGCGGGCTGACCGCACTGGCCGGCGGCTACCCCATCCAGGGCTTCCACGACCTCACCAAAATGATCACCCTCGTGACGGCCATCGCCGCCGGCCTCCTGCTGGGCGCCGTCCTGGCCCGGCGCCCCGAGCCGGCGCCGTGA
- a CDS encoding family 20 glycosylhydrolase, whose product MRLTLRRLAGSLLGGVLLAVPLAGTASSAPAATAAEAVNTAPPGVVPALQEWAGGTGRLVLTSTSRIVVPSGSPSSLQNLATQVAAEAAELTSLHLGVATGTAGAGDIALRIDPAADFGAAKTALRPEAYRFSAGTTSVDIVGGSSKGAFYGTRTLLQAILGSPDHASVPVGTAVDYPNYAVRGFMLDVGRRYFTPQFIQSYLHWMGWLKLNTLQLHLNDNEISPPNGDWSQAQSAFRLKSTNPAFAGLAATDGSYTRSDWDAFETTAAANSVTLVPEIDSPAHARAFIKFRPTLGLNGGNSDHLDLSKPATTTFMKSVFAEFAPWFQGPTVHIGVDEYPASLAGQYQTYINTLAPYVRSLGKTVNAWGSFTQMSGGGAGYDKGMVINSWNNGWYGPKAAIADGYKVINSNDGLLYVVPFANYYHGQGLDGQSIFTSWAPNVFGGGQDLAVQDPNLLGAMPAVWNDLVHATYSELDVHGLIEKSFNALAQKMWSGGAAGTDYTAFLHQVITVGQGPGTAYLPDTLQPQPTPGDLAYNRPVTASSVETPAFPAAYAVDGIETTRWSSAYSNNQWLQVDLGGARQFSSARLNWEAAYGKDYNIQTSNDGSTWNTVAQRRGLTSAGPDTLTFPTTTARYVRMQGITRATAYGYSLYSLQIMP is encoded by the coding sequence GTGAGACTGACACTGAGACGACTCGCCGGATCACTCCTAGGCGGAGTTCTACTGGCCGTTCCGCTGGCCGGCACAGCAAGCAGTGCACCGGCAGCGACAGCGGCGGAGGCGGTGAACACCGCGCCGCCCGGGGTCGTGCCGGCGCTCCAGGAATGGGCCGGCGGAACAGGGCGGCTGGTCCTCACGTCGACCAGCCGCATCGTCGTTCCGAGCGGATCCCCCAGCAGCCTGCAGAATCTGGCCACGCAGGTCGCCGCCGAGGCGGCCGAGCTGACGTCCCTGCACCTGGGGGTCGCCACCGGCACGGCCGGGGCAGGAGACATCGCTCTGCGCATCGACCCGGCTGCCGACTTCGGAGCGGCCAAGACCGCGTTGCGGCCCGAGGCATACCGGTTCAGCGCCGGCACCACCTCCGTCGACATCGTCGGCGGGAGCTCCAAGGGCGCCTTCTACGGCACCCGCACGCTGCTGCAGGCCATCCTGGGCTCGCCCGACCACGCCAGCGTTCCGGTGGGCACCGCGGTGGACTACCCGAACTACGCCGTGCGCGGGTTCATGCTGGACGTGGGCCGCCGCTACTTCACCCCGCAGTTCATCCAGTCCTACCTGCACTGGATGGGGTGGCTGAAGCTCAACACCCTGCAACTGCACCTGAACGACAACGAGATCAGTCCGCCGAACGGCGACTGGTCCCAGGCCCAGTCCGCCTTCCGGCTCAAGAGCACCAACCCCGCCTTCGCCGGTCTGGCCGCCACCGACGGCTCCTACACCCGAAGCGACTGGGACGCCTTCGAGACCACGGCAGCCGCCAACAGCGTCACGCTCGTCCCCGAGATCGACTCGCCCGCGCATGCCAGGGCCTTCATCAAGTTCCGTCCCACGCTGGGCCTCAACGGCGGCAATTCCGATCACCTGGACCTGAGCAAGCCGGCGACCACCACCTTCATGAAGAGCGTGTTCGCCGAGTTCGCGCCCTGGTTCCAGGGTCCGACCGTGCACATCGGGGTCGACGAGTACCCAGCCTCGCTGGCCGGCCAGTACCAGACCTACATCAACACCCTGGCCCCCTACGTGCGCTCCCTCGGAAAGACCGTCAACGCCTGGGGCAGCTTCACGCAGATGTCCGGCGGCGGTGCCGGCTACGACAAGGGCATGGTCATCAACAGCTGGAACAACGGCTGGTACGGGCCCAAAGCGGCGATCGCCGACGGCTACAAGGTCATCAACTCCAACGACGGCCTGCTCTATGTGGTGCCGTTCGCGAACTATTACCACGGTCAGGGGCTGGACGGTCAGTCCATCTTCACGAGCTGGGCGCCGAACGTCTTCGGAGGCGGCCAGGACCTCGCAGTCCAGGACCCGAACCTTCTCGGGGCGATGCCCGCGGTGTGGAACGACCTGGTCCACGCCACCTACTCCGAACTCGATGTCCACGGACTGATCGAGAAGAGCTTCAACGCCCTCGCGCAGAAGATGTGGTCCGGTGGCGCCGCCGGCACCGACTACACCGCCTTCCTCCACCAGGTGATCACCGTCGGCCAGGGCCCCGGCACCGCCTACCTGCCCGACACCCTCCAACCCCAACCCACACCGGGCGACCTGGCCTACAACCGTCCGGTGACGGCGTCGTCCGTCGAGACCCCGGCGTTCCCCGCGGCCTACGCCGTCGACGGAATCGAGACCACCCGCTGGTCCAGCGCCTACAGCAACAACCAGTGGTTGCAGGTCGACCTCGGCGGCGCCCGGCAGTTCTCCTCGGCACGGCTGAACTGGGAAGCGGCGTACGGGAAGGACTACAACATCCAGACCTCCAACGACGGCTCCACCTGGAACACCGTCGCCCAACGCCGCGGCCTGACCAGCGCCGGCCCCGACACCCTGACCTTCCCCACCACCACAGCACGCTACGTCCGCATGCAGGGCATCACCCGCGCCACCGCCTACGGGTACTCCCTCTACTCCCTCCAGATCATGCCCTGA
- a CDS encoding class I SAM-dependent methyltransferase, whose protein sequence is MSTQLYDEIGEAFEGFKTLPLAQYGEVPSFLAMVGDVRGKSVLDLASGTGFYSREFKRRGAAEVLGVDISGEMVAAAQALEDGDPLGVRYEVGDVAELRDVAKYFDIAVAVQLFNYAEDVATIERMCRNIHRSLADGAEFFVFMQSPEFRFDGPPLDKYGFRCESTGEVSDLGPRVRVTALLDPPISFVATPPHREVYEKSLQAAGFSESTWVPLTVSDPGVAAFGEEFWADLHDNPPLTMLRCRA, encoded by the coding sequence ATGAGCACGCAGCTGTACGACGAGATCGGTGAGGCGTTCGAGGGCTTCAAGACCCTGCCGCTGGCGCAGTACGGGGAGGTGCCCAGCTTTCTGGCGATGGTCGGAGACGTGCGCGGAAAGTCGGTCCTCGACCTGGCGTCCGGCACCGGCTTCTACAGCCGGGAGTTCAAGCGGCGCGGCGCGGCAGAGGTGCTCGGAGTGGACATCTCCGGTGAGATGGTGGCCGCAGCGCAGGCGTTGGAGGACGGCGATCCGCTGGGCGTGCGCTACGAGGTGGGCGACGTGGCCGAACTGCGCGACGTCGCGAAGTACTTCGACATCGCGGTCGCGGTCCAGCTGTTCAACTACGCCGAGGACGTCGCCACGATCGAGCGGATGTGCCGCAACATCCACCGCAGCCTGGCGGACGGTGCCGAGTTCTTCGTCTTCATGCAGAGCCCCGAGTTCCGTTTCGACGGGCCGCCCCTGGACAAGTACGGGTTCCGCTGCGAATCGACCGGCGAGGTGTCCGATCTCGGGCCGCGTGTGCGGGTCACCGCGCTCCTCGACCCGCCGATCTCGTTCGTCGCCACCCCGCCCCACCGCGAGGTCTACGAGAAGTCTCTGCAGGCGGCCGGCTTCTCCGAGTCGACCTGGGTTCCGCTGACGGTGTCCGATCCCGGCGTGGCCGCGTTCGGTGAGGAGTTCTGGGCGGATCTCCACGACAACCCTCCGCTGACGATGCTGCGTTGCCGCGCCTGA
- a CDS encoding class I SAM-dependent methyltransferase, with the protein MSDQQGPQTPPSSEPTAAEHGTGRTELFDYDAELRLHNEHLRAAARVGSGDRVLDIGCGTGRTTREAARAAVTGSALGVDVSAPMLERAMRLSDDQGLPNVTYQQADAQVHRFPPEHFDLCISRFGTMFFADPVAAFTNIGSALRPAARLVLLVWQNRDRNEWASALRRSLTPATDTPSPPPSGPDAFSLADQDITEGILTAAGFTDVTFTDVHEPVYYGPDTATAFDSVLRLLKFQDLLADLDAATAEQARTRLRATLAAHDTGSGVYFDSRAWIITARRH; encoded by the coding sequence ATGTCCGACCAGCAGGGACCCCAGACGCCGCCGAGCTCCGAGCCCACCGCGGCTGAGCACGGGACCGGACGCACCGAACTCTTCGACTACGACGCGGAGTTGCGGCTGCACAACGAACACCTCCGCGCCGCTGCCCGCGTCGGCTCCGGCGACCGTGTGCTCGACATCGGCTGCGGCACGGGCCGGACCACGCGTGAGGCCGCCCGCGCCGCCGTCACCGGAAGCGCGCTGGGCGTCGACGTGTCCGCGCCCATGCTCGAACGGGCCATGCGGCTCAGCGACGACCAGGGACTGCCCAACGTCACCTACCAACAGGCGGACGCGCAGGTCCACCGCTTCCCGCCGGAGCATTTCGACCTCTGTATCAGCAGGTTCGGAACGATGTTCTTCGCCGACCCGGTCGCCGCGTTCACCAATATCGGGAGCGCCCTGCGCCCGGCAGCGCGCCTGGTACTGCTGGTGTGGCAGAACCGCGACCGCAATGAATGGGCCTCGGCGCTCCGCCGGAGTCTCACCCCCGCGACAGACACACCCAGCCCTCCCCCCTCCGGTCCTGACGCTTTCTCACTCGCAGACCAGGACATCACGGAAGGCATCCTGACGGCGGCAGGCTTCACGGACGTCACCTTCACCGACGTGCACGAGCCCGTCTACTACGGCCCGGACACCGCCACCGCCTTCGACAGTGTGCTCCGCCTGCTGAAATTCCAGGACCTGCTTGCCGACCTCGACGCCGCGACGGCCGAGCAGGCACGCACACGGCTACGCGCCACCCTTGCCGCTCATGACACCGGCAGCGGCGTGTACTTCGACTCACGTGCCTGGATCATCACAGCCCGCCGCCACTGA
- a CDS encoding MarR family transcriptional regulator codes for MPTPEAAAIAAELRTAMGKLTRRVKHEDRIPLGQVAVLGTLDRDGAMTTSDLATDQRVRPQSMARAVGLLMEQNLITRRAHPTDGRKSLVELSDAGRAALEAERGRRVGWLAQAIEAELTDEEQTLLALSAALLERLATR; via the coding sequence ATGCCCACCCCGGAAGCCGCCGCCATCGCCGCCGAACTGCGCACCGCGATGGGCAAGCTCACCCGACGCGTCAAACACGAGGACCGCATCCCGCTGGGCCAGGTCGCCGTGCTCGGCACCCTCGACCGCGACGGCGCCATGACCACCAGCGACCTCGCCACCGATCAGCGCGTACGGCCCCAGTCGATGGCCCGCGCGGTGGGGCTTCTCATGGAACAGAACCTGATCACGCGCCGGGCGCATCCCACAGACGGCCGAAAGTCGCTGGTCGAGCTGTCGGACGCGGGCCGGGCCGCGCTCGAAGCGGAACGCGGCCGCAGGGTCGGCTGGCTCGCGCAGGCCATCGAGGCCGAACTCACGGACGAGGAGCAGACGTTGCTGGCACTCAGCGCCGCCCTGCTGGAGCGGCTCGCCACACGTTAG